The Pedobacter roseus genome contains a region encoding:
- a CDS encoding tetratricopeptide repeat-containing sensor histidine kinase, which produces MKKSYLFTFLILIAFACKNKEDIKNSSKDSNYDIAESFFGKNNDSAFYYFSKVTTTPKDSLQVAMAYNYMAVIQSDAGDYFGGQESLISSLKFLSERKKTDFSCISSDYNELGLNSINLKKYDEAIEYHERAIKFSNNDAFKSMFLNNKALAYQKAGNYNASIKIYSDVISKNIKSKKEYARVLSNLAKTKWLQNPNYNAAPEFLKALHIRDVEKDQWGQNASYAHLADYYEKKKPDSALIYAQKMYLIAKKLVSPDDRLEALQKLIKLSPAKETKDYFSIYEKLNDSVQTARSAAKNQFALIRYDTEKSKADNLVLQKDNEGKRYQIIILIIGILLLTIAGTLWYKKRKQRLELEAQNSIRENKLKTSQKVHDVVANGLYRIMNKLDNQESLKNNPIVNEIEELYEQSRDLSYEKPKSKNQPFNEKISELLKSFASENTKVILVGNSAQLWEKVSEQAREEIEHILQELMVNMGKHSRASDVVIKFEQAQEKINIHYTDNGIGILGEVHPNNGLTNTGTRIDAIGGTITFDTKVEKGLKIQISFPVS; this is translated from the coding sequence TTGAAAAAATCCTACTTATTTACGTTTTTAATTTTGATAGCATTTGCCTGCAAAAATAAAGAAGACATTAAAAATTCTAGCAAAGATTCAAACTATGATATTGCAGAATCATTCTTTGGTAAAAATAATGATTCTGCTTTTTACTATTTTAGTAAGGTTACCACCACTCCTAAAGATAGTTTACAGGTTGCTATGGCCTATAATTATATGGCTGTTATACAATCTGATGCCGGAGATTACTTTGGAGGTCAGGAAAGTTTAATATCATCACTTAAATTTCTGAGTGAACGAAAAAAAACGGACTTCAGCTGTATATCCTCTGATTATAATGAGCTCGGATTAAATAGTATTAACTTAAAAAAATATGATGAAGCGATAGAATATCATGAGCGCGCTATAAAATTCTCCAATAATGATGCTTTTAAATCGATGTTCTTAAATAATAAGGCATTGGCCTATCAAAAGGCGGGAAATTATAATGCATCAATTAAAATCTATTCTGATGTCATTTCAAAAAATATCAAAAGTAAAAAAGAATACGCCAGGGTGCTTTCTAATCTTGCTAAAACTAAATGGCTTCAAAACCCAAATTATAATGCAGCTCCTGAGTTTCTGAAAGCACTACATATCCGTGATGTTGAAAAAGATCAATGGGGTCAGAACGCCAGTTACGCACATCTTGCAGATTACTACGAAAAGAAGAAGCCAGATTCAGCATTAATATATGCTCAAAAGATGTATCTGATTGCAAAAAAATTAGTCAGTCCGGATGATCGTCTTGAAGCACTTCAGAAATTAATTAAGTTAAGCCCAGCTAAAGAAACGAAAGATTATTTCAGTATTTACGAAAAATTAAATGACAGTGTACAAACCGCTCGCAGTGCCGCTAAAAACCAATTTGCGCTAATCCGTTACGACACGGAAAAAAGCAAAGCCGATAACCTCGTGCTGCAAAAAGACAATGAAGGCAAAAGGTATCAGATCATCATACTCATCATTGGTATTCTTTTACTCACTATCGCTGGTACCCTTTGGTATAAAAAAAGAAAACAAAGATTAGAGCTCGAAGCTCAAAACTCCATCCGTGAAAATAAACTCAAAACCTCTCAAAAAGTACACGATGTAGTTGCAAACGGATTGTACAGGATCATGAATAAACTCGATAATCAGGAAAGCTTAAAAAACAATCCTATTGTTAACGAAATAGAAGAACTTTATGAGCAATCGCGTGATCTTTCTTACGAAAAGCCAAAATCGAAAAACCAACCTTTCAACGAAAAAATATCCGAGCTGTTAAAATCCTTCGCTTCCGAAAATACAAAAGTAATACTTGTAGGAAATTCAGCTCAACTCTGGGAAAAAGTATCCGAACAGGCGCGGGAGGAAATAGAACATATCCTTCAGGAACTGATGGTAAATATGGGCAAACACAGCCGGGCAAGCGATGTGGTGATCAAATTTGAACAGGCACAAGAAAAAATAAATATCCATTATACCGATAACGGCATCGGCATTTTAGGTGAAGTACACCCTAATAATGGACTCACAAATACGGGAACCCGTATTGATGCAATTGGTGGTACAATTACCTTTGATACCAAAGTTGAAAAGGGGCTTAAAATCCAAATCTCTTTTCCGGTTTCCTAA
- a CDS encoding lantibiotic dehydratase codes for MWKDPFIRESIYLASKSLYNDLDKLFNNVAEVSDFKRESLLKSFYKYLARMSNRSTPFGLFAGCASLQWGTPQHLVLEAGFKRDITLDAAVNEQLAMLVEAEHPGATYVLNNTIYLQGKQYKFITYQSINGEREYKIVALTYNDIIAQLVAKLKGNAKTHQELALLLGDFDADESFAFIKQLIQIQFLTYTGKPGIGLQFPDYLPHPWPAGIHKELQYTLSILDKTATVNGTAEAVIDDYLQIETNLKKLFGETPNNCFHVTRINSLQAASLNSNLQIKLLRGIKLLNNLTDFEPHKRLKQFKTQFLQRYQGRSVPLLAAFDPDSGIEYGQWHNKETLLTEGLITSLNKQTEQIPYTETNLKLLKVLTLANVGGHYSFTLPEDFVQDKPLADLPHNMAAVFQLFDEERIYLELVPGTGSLGLLARYAHASSAIKQLAMEMAMEETLANPEVIYAEIIHLPEERSANVMSHPQFWSHEMQYVDHAHGKQVINLDEIEVTLQNGLFKLFSKKKQQEIIPKLSSAYNYNRSQHPIYTFLCDIQHQTGPNGLTFNWGRLAKDFVFFPRVDTTFGLILHRATWKFAHANLLQLIKKQTNDQLRREAFEQFRQEWKIPAKFYVVNGDNELLIDSANPLSVDVFLKEASKTVNELVVKECLHHEMKPILQDEAGKRYAHQFAAPLFAMAEVKKASYQPNNGTVTRHFFPGSEWLYIKIFLNENTAQEVLIALFKLLDKNSGVLHYQKCFFIRYYEHGHHLRLRILLHKAADFQQAYFLVKAVLDPFIMHQQISNIQLDTYEREIERYGAEQIALAESLFDIDSRFCAHIFTIFENNDYTEQGWLIIFWVMKDYLSRKSTDPSVQLKFAETQLTFFLKEMDSKEIKIQIDQLFRKYGAILPGLAQDYEALLTNRRSEIDALLKQQKVDWNDKFLAGLIHMLINRYFVNQQRLHECLLYGMMVKQLKSGLARAER; via the coding sequence ATGTGGAAAGATCCTTTTATACGGGAGAGCATCTATCTGGCCAGCAAATCACTTTATAATGACCTGGATAAACTATTCAATAATGTAGCCGAAGTGAGCGATTTTAAAAGAGAAAGCCTGTTAAAGAGCTTTTATAAATACCTGGCCCGGATGAGTAACCGCTCTACTCCTTTTGGTTTATTTGCGGGCTGTGCATCATTACAATGGGGAACTCCGCAACATTTGGTATTAGAGGCTGGTTTTAAAAGGGATATTACCCTGGATGCGGCTGTTAACGAACAGTTAGCTATGCTTGTAGAAGCAGAACATCCAGGTGCAACTTATGTACTCAATAACACCATTTATCTTCAAGGCAAACAGTATAAGTTTATTACTTATCAAAGCATCAATGGCGAACGCGAGTACAAAATCGTTGCACTGACGTACAATGATATTATTGCTCAATTGGTGGCTAAACTAAAAGGAAATGCCAAAACACACCAGGAGCTTGCTTTACTTCTTGGTGATTTCGATGCTGATGAATCATTTGCTTTTATCAAACAGTTGATCCAGATTCAGTTTTTGACTTATACGGGCAAACCAGGTATCGGACTACAGTTTCCTGATTATTTACCTCATCCCTGGCCTGCTGGCATACATAAAGAGTTACAATATACCCTATCTATTTTAGACAAAACTGCTACTGTAAATGGCACAGCTGAAGCGGTAATTGATGACTACTTACAAATAGAAACAAACCTTAAAAAACTTTTTGGTGAAACGCCTAATAATTGTTTTCATGTTACGAGAATAAATAGCCTGCAAGCAGCCAGTCTTAATAGCAATTTACAAATCAAGCTATTGCGTGGAATTAAGCTCCTGAACAATTTAACTGATTTTGAACCTCATAAAAGGTTAAAACAATTTAAAACTCAATTTTTACAACGGTATCAGGGAAGAAGTGTGCCACTATTGGCCGCCTTTGATCCGGATAGTGGAATAGAATATGGACAGTGGCACAATAAAGAAACTTTACTTACCGAAGGTTTAATTACCAGTTTAAATAAGCAAACAGAGCAGATACCCTATACCGAAACCAACCTAAAACTACTTAAGGTATTAACATTGGCCAATGTTGGTGGTCATTATAGTTTTACCCTGCCAGAAGATTTTGTGCAGGATAAACCATTAGCTGATCTTCCGCATAATATGGCTGCGGTTTTTCAACTTTTTGATGAGGAACGGATCTACCTCGAACTGGTACCCGGTACAGGAAGTTTAGGCCTTTTGGCAAGATATGCCCATGCCAGCTCAGCAATTAAACAATTGGCAATGGAAATGGCAATGGAAGAGACCTTGGCCAATCCGGAAGTCATCTATGCAGAAATTATCCACTTACCCGAAGAACGTTCGGCTAATGTGATGTCGCACCCTCAGTTTTGGTCGCACGAAATGCAATATGTAGACCATGCTCACGGTAAGCAAGTGATTAACCTCGACGAAATTGAGGTAACTTTGCAAAACGGTCTGTTTAAACTTTTTTCGAAAAAGAAGCAGCAGGAAATTATTCCCAAATTGAGCAGTGCCTATAATTATAACCGCTCACAACATCCTATATATACTTTTCTGTGTGATATACAACACCAAACAGGGCCAAATGGGTTAACCTTTAACTGGGGCAGGCTGGCAAAAGATTTTGTTTTTTTTCCGAGGGTAGATACCACCTTCGGACTTATTTTACACCGGGCCACCTGGAAATTTGCGCATGCAAACCTACTTCAACTCATCAAAAAACAAACTAATGATCAACTCCGTAGAGAAGCATTTGAACAATTTAGACAAGAATGGAAGATACCAGCCAAGTTTTATGTTGTAAACGGAGATAATGAGTTGCTGATCGATTCTGCTAATCCACTTTCAGTTGATGTTTTTTTAAAGGAGGCCTCAAAAACTGTTAATGAACTGGTAGTGAAAGAATGTTTGCACCATGAAATGAAACCGATATTACAGGATGAAGCCGGCAAGCGCTATGCACATCAGTTTGCCGCACCGCTTTTTGCAATGGCCGAAGTAAAAAAGGCGAGCTATCAGCCAAATAATGGTACGGTAACCCGCCACTTTTTTCCAGGTAGCGAGTGGCTGTACATTAAAATATTTTTAAATGAAAACACTGCCCAGGAGGTTTTAATAGCGCTGTTTAAATTACTCGATAAAAACTCAGGGGTACTCCACTATCAAAAGTGTTTTTTTATACGGTATTATGAACACGGTCACCATTTACGGTTACGGATATTGCTCCACAAAGCAGCAGATTTTCAACAGGCCTATTTTTTGGTTAAAGCGGTTTTAGACCCCTTCATTATGCACCAACAGATCAGCAATATTCAACTGGATACCTATGAGCGTGAAATTGAACGTTATGGTGCCGAGCAAATTGCATTGGCAGAAAGCCTGTTCGATATTGATAGCAGGTTTTGTGCCCACATTTTTACGATTTTCGAAAACAATGATTATACCGAACAGGGCTGGTTGATTATTTTTTGGGTGATGAAAGATTATTTATCGCGCAAGAGCACCGACCCTTCGGTACAGTTAAAGTTTGCGGAAACGCAGTTGACGTTCTTTTTAAAGGAA